A stretch of the Capsicum annuum cultivar UCD-10X-F1 chromosome 8, UCD10Xv1.1, whole genome shotgun sequence genome encodes the following:
- the LOC107839668 gene encoding dnaJ homolog subfamily B member 6-B: MDREGGSSGSCYYSVLGIRKDASCSDIRSAYRKLALKWHPDRWAKNPTVAGEAKRRFQKIQEAYSVLSDQDKRSMYDAGFLDLLEEDEGMGDFLHDLMNRMDKNVGAAEESLEDLQRTFVEMFGGDLAKMMDDENPTAKKRARDIGCSTRAAPKRNNANVNVNGTSYHC; the protein is encoded by the exons ATGGATCGAGAAGGAGGATCCTCCGGATCTTGTTACTATTCAGTGCTTGGAATTCGCAAAGATGCCTCGTGCTCCGACATTCGCTCTGCTTATCGGAAACTAGCGCTG AAATGGCATCCGGATAGGTGGGCGAAGAATCCGACGGTGGCCGGAGAAGCGAAACGCCGATTTCAGAAAATTCAAGAGGCCTACTCAG TTCTCTCCGATCAAGACAAGAGGTCAATGTACGATGCCGGCTTCCTTGATCTGCTTGAGGAAGACGAA GGGATGGGTGATTTCTTGCACGATTTGATGAACCGAATGGATAAAAACGTTGGGGCGGCG GAGGAGAGTCTAGAGGATCTACAGAGGACGTTTGTGGAAATGTTCGGTGGAGATTTAGCAAAGATGATGGATGATGAAAATCCAACGGCGAAGAAGAGGGCACGTGATATAGGGTGCAGCACAAGAGCTGCTCCAAAACGCAACAATGCTAATGTCAATGTTAATGGCACCTCTTATCACTGTTAG